In Atribacteraceae bacterium, the following are encoded in one genomic region:
- a CDS encoding metal ABC transporter permease, translating to MGGLFSELLTNYTLRAVALGSVFLGFVTGLLGSFAVMRRQSLLGDAVSHAALPGIVLAFLLTASREPVVLLVGAAVAGGIGMLFLMQITRKTIIKQDAALGIVLSVFFGFGILLLTFVQRMPDAGKAGLDRYLFGQAATIITRDVVTIATLGGAVLLTTILFWKEFVVLTFDREYAHTLGLPIRSLDILLTILLVIATVVGLQMVGVVLMSAMLVAPVSAARQWTHRFSVMALLSGFLGAAVGLSGALLSSQIPRLPTGPTIVLILSGVVVFSLLFSPERGLIAQARIRHIRTWQYATETLAIHLLHHEGTHEENLEATAEHLKLHLGWEELYAKKVVRWAVIHGIITRTNAHLALTPFGRELARQVMAR from the coding sequence TTGGGCGGTCTTTTCTCCGAATTGCTCACGAACTATACCCTGCGGGCTGTCGCTCTTGGGTCGGTGTTCCTGGGTTTCGTCACTGGACTTCTGGGTTCTTTTGCGGTAATGAGGCGCCAGAGTCTGTTGGGTGATGCCGTATCTCACGCCGCACTTCCCGGAATCGTGCTGGCTTTTCTTCTCACTGCATCACGGGAACCGGTGGTGCTTCTGGTCGGAGCGGCTGTAGCCGGGGGGATCGGGATGCTCTTCTTAATGCAAATTACCCGCAAGACGATAATCAAACAGGACGCCGCCCTGGGGATAGTTCTCTCGGTTTTTTTCGGTTTCGGCATACTGCTCTTAACCTTTGTCCAACGGATGCCCGATGCTGGGAAAGCGGGGCTTGACCGGTACCTTTTCGGCCAGGCAGCGACCATCATAACCAGGGATGTAGTGACTATCGCTACACTGGGAGGTGCGGTACTTCTCACCACCATCCTTTTCTGGAAAGAGTTCGTCGTGCTGACCTTCGACCGGGAATACGCCCATACCCTGGGATTACCGATTCGTTCACTGGATATCCTCCTCACCATCTTGCTGGTTATCGCTACCGTGGTCGGGTTACAGATGGTTGGCGTCGTACTGATGAGCGCCATGCTGGTCGCCCCGGTTTCGGCCGCCCGGCAGTGGACCCATCGTTTTTCGGTTATGGCTCTTCTCTCCGGATTTCTGGGCGCGGCTGTCGGTTTGAGCGGTGCGCTGCTTTCCAGCCAGATTCCCCGTCTCCCTACCGGGCCAACCATCGTATTGATCCTGAGCGGAGTCGTGGTTTTTTCGCTCCTGTTCTCTCCGGAACGGGGCCTTATCGCCCAAGCCCGGATACGTCATATCCGGACTTGGCAGTACGCCACCGAAACCCTGGCCATCCACCTCCTCCATCATGAAGGTACCCATGAAGAGAATTTGGAAGCGACAGCAGAACACCTCAAACTCCACCTGGGCTGGGAAGAATTATACGCGAAAAAGGTGGTGCGATGGGCGGTAATCCATGGAATCATCACCCGAACCAATGCTCACCTGGCCCTGACCCCTTTTGGTCGCGAACTCGCCCGGCAGGTTATGGCGCGATGA
- a CDS encoding metal ABC transporter ATP-binding protein yields the protein MEQSPNALTIMDLTVSYHQKPVLWDVDLSVPEGVLLAIVGPNGAGKSTLIKAVLGLVPVAAGQVLIKGKPSGIMRHQVAYVPQRGNIDWDFPTNALDVVTMGLYRKIGWIRRPGIREKEQALDALHKVGMVDFANRQISQLSGGQQQRVFLARALVQEASLYLMDEPFAGVDATTERAIIDLLRELRSQGKTLIVVHHDLQTVAEYFDWMMLLNVRRITAGPVHEVFTQENLHRAYGGRIAYLSSRNDSPVQSRGDKE from the coding sequence ATGGAACAATCGCCAAACGCTCTCACCATCATGGATCTCACCGTCAGTTACCATCAGAAGCCGGTGCTGTGGGACGTAGACCTCAGCGTGCCGGAAGGAGTTCTTCTGGCTATTGTCGGGCCCAATGGAGCCGGTAAGTCTACCCTGATCAAGGCGGTTCTCGGACTGGTCCCTGTCGCTGCCGGACAGGTGCTTATCAAGGGAAAGCCTTCTGGTATAATGCGCCATCAGGTGGCCTACGTGCCGCAGAGAGGCAACATCGACTGGGACTTCCCCACCAACGCCCTTGATGTGGTCACTATGGGTTTGTATCGCAAAATCGGCTGGATCAGGCGGCCGGGTATCCGGGAAAAAGAACAAGCCTTAGACGCTTTACACAAAGTGGGAATGGTTGATTTTGCCAACCGGCAGATCAGCCAACTCTCCGGGGGACAGCAGCAACGGGTGTTTCTGGCCCGAGCCTTGGTCCAGGAAGCCAGTCTATATCTGATGGACGAGCCCTTCGCCGGGGTAGACGCCACCACCGAACGGGCGATAATCGACCTCTTGCGAGAACTCCGTTCCCAGGGAAAGACGTTGATCGTAGTCCACCATGACCTTCAGACGGTAGCTGAGTATTTCGACTGGATGATGCTCCTCAACGTCCGGCGGATCACCGCCGGTCCGGTCCACGAAGTCTTTACTCAGGAAAATTTGCACCGGGCTTACGGGGGACGAATCGCATACCTATCGTCCCGGAATGACAGCCCGGTACAAAGCCGGGGAGACAAGGAGTAA
- a CDS encoding zinc ABC transporter substrate-binding protein, with translation MKQAVMLKLGLVLTIIGSLLITGLLNRVSAQTAPTLNVVTTTGMLADAVRNVGQERVTVTALMGPGIDPHLYRASEGDVRRLAQADVIFYNGLLLEARIADVLGRMSDRVTTVAVGEAIDPSLLLTDEVYEEQHDPHIWFDVSLWGHVVDVIGQTLIAKDPDNASFYRSNMEEYLDTLNELHRHVMTQAEKIPPRQRVLITAHDAFGYFGRAYGFSVRGLQGISTEAEAGIRDVQDLATFITEHQIPAIFIESTVPVRNIEAVQAAVLSMGFEVAIGGELYSDAMGSEGTPEGTYVGMVRYNIDTIVTALLRE, from the coding sequence ATGAAGCAAGCCGTTATGCTAAAACTCGGATTGGTGTTGACCATTATCGGGTCATTGCTAATTACCGGTCTCCTAAATAGAGTTTCAGCCCAAACTGCGCCGACCCTCAACGTCGTCACCACCACCGGCATGCTCGCTGATGCCGTCCGAAACGTGGGCCAAGAACGAGTGACGGTCACCGCTCTGATGGGCCCGGGTATTGATCCCCATCTCTACCGGGCCAGTGAAGGTGATGTTCGCCGCCTGGCTCAAGCGGATGTTATTTTCTATAACGGACTTCTCCTGGAAGCCAGAATAGCTGACGTACTGGGGAGAATGAGCGACCGGGTGACGACGGTGGCTGTAGGGGAAGCCATCGATCCTTCTTTGCTCCTCACCGACGAGGTATACGAAGAACAACACGACCCACATATCTGGTTCGACGTTTCCCTATGGGGGCATGTCGTGGACGTCATCGGACAAACCCTCATAGCCAAAGACCCGGACAATGCCTCCTTCTACCGGTCGAATATGGAAGAATACCTGGATACCCTCAATGAGCTACACCGCCACGTCATGACTCAGGCCGAAAAAATACCACCACGACAACGGGTCCTGATCACCGCCCATGACGCTTTTGGATATTTCGGCCGAGCCTACGGTTTTTCGGTGAGAGGACTGCAGGGAATATCCACCGAAGCGGAAGCCGGCATCCGTGACGTTCAGGATCTGGCCACATTCATCACCGAACACCAAATTCCGGCCATTTTTATCGAATCTACGGTACCCGTCCGCAACATCGAAGCAGTGCAGGCCGCTGTCCTATCCATGGGCTTTGAGGTTGCCATCGGGGGCGAGCTTTACTCCGACGCCATGGGTTCCGAAGGCACCCCGGAAGGAACCTATGTCGGAATGGTTCGCTATAACATCGACACCATCGTCACGGCCCTTTTGAGAGAATAG
- a CDS encoding ABC transporter permease subunit: MVQRARVTSILFKRDLVFTLYNWRYYTALFVAFLASSFILENFLDGIREDDILVSAYPLNYPLYISIIIISLYLAILSAVSISRERERGTLEVLFYGPVTPGNFLLGKYLKDLVLGIVALGFCAGYFYLVSYATNLGFTTGLIKALIMSIFLISCVVSFGLFISSITGRVKSSVLSLIAILGAFLAVQFIHAALLGLEREGLSMPMLYLRQTISLLFQGINWVSPFAFLNRALESVVLESWPLYFTTIAYATIYSVIFIVLSIISMGRKGVKT, encoded by the coding sequence GTGGTACAGCGCGCCCGAGTAACCAGCATCCTGTTCAAGCGGGATCTTGTCTTTACGTTATATAATTGGAGGTACTACACCGCCCTATTCGTTGCCTTTCTGGCCTCGTCGTTTATCCTGGAAAATTTCCTGGACGGCATTCGCGAGGACGACATCTTAGTATCAGCCTACCCCCTGAATTATCCTCTGTATATCAGCATCATCATTATCTCATTGTATCTCGCGATACTTTCCGCGGTTTCCATCTCCCGGGAACGGGAACGGGGAACGCTGGAGGTTTTGTTCTACGGCCCGGTGACTCCCGGAAATTTTCTCCTCGGAAAATATCTCAAGGATTTGGTTTTGGGAATTGTTGCACTGGGATTTTGCGCCGGGTATTTTTACCTGGTCAGCTATGCGACAAATCTCGGTTTCACTACGGGTCTGATCAAGGCCTTGATCATGAGTATATTCCTTATTTCCTGCGTGGTCAGTTTCGGGTTGTTCATCTCCTCGATCACCGGCCGGGTCAAGAGCTCGGTCCTTTCTCTCATTGCCATCCTGGGGGCTTTTTTGGCCGTGCAGTTTATTCACGCAGCCCTTTTGGGGCTCGAGCGGGAAGGTCTTTCAATGCCCATGCTCTATCTTAGACAAACCATTTCTCTCCTGTTCCAGGGAATCAACTGGGTTTCTCCCTTTGCCTTCCTGAACCGGGCCCTGGAATCAGTAGTTCTGGAAAGCTGGCCGCTGTACTTTACAACGATCGCCTACGCGACGATCTATTCTGTCATCTTTATCGTTTTATCCATCATTTCCATGGGCAGAAAGGGGGTCAAGACCTGA
- a CDS encoding carboxypeptidase-like regulatory domain-containing protein, with product MRRSKTFKIILSGILLLTAGLLTLSYFTIRLNYGILEGRVVDELSRDVVRRLTISLGERTDILFQSKDFRFSGIQPGRYTLQAWAPHYEPFTREIEVQRGINAFDFAMRGAEIPDLAGIICFATPLDRGIEIEIRFHNTENRGITDFPALPLELTGSLFIREGDQENYTRGRLIYEGTIELFWDPEAHLARNKGIIPWDEIHVDPELEQRYGVLDLVLTTPQGVFEDTITNVEFTRREE from the coding sequence ATGAGGCGCAGCAAAACCTTCAAAATTATTCTGTCGGGCATTCTTCTCCTAACAGCTGGTTTATTAACCCTGTCTTACTTTACCATCCGGCTGAACTACGGTATTCTCGAAGGCCGGGTCGTCGACGAGCTTTCCCGGGATGTCGTCCGCCGTCTGACCATTTCCCTGGGGGAACGGACAGATATACTCTTCCAGAGCAAGGATTTCCGTTTCTCCGGAATTCAACCCGGCCGCTATACCCTGCAGGCTTGGGCGCCTCACTATGAACCATTTACCCGCGAAATCGAAGTCCAGCGGGGTATCAATGCGTTTGACTTTGCGATGCGGGGCGCTGAAATACCCGATCTTGCCGGAATCATTTGCTTTGCCACACCGTTGGACCGGGGAATCGAAATTGAAATTCGTTTCCATAACACCGAGAACAGGGGCATCACCGATTTCCCGGCACTCCCCCTGGAATTGACGGGTAGCCTCTTTATTCGAGAGGGAGACCAGGAGAACTACACCCGGGGCAGACTGATATATGAGGGAACGATCGAACTATTCTGGGATCCCGAAGCTCATCTGGCAAGAAACAAGGGAATTATCCCCTGGGATGAAATCCATGTCGATCCTGAACTTGAACAACGTTATGGGGTCCTCGACCTGGTCCTCACAACACCCCAGGGAGTTTTCGAAGACACCATCACCAACGTTGAGTTTACCCGAAGGGAGGAATAA
- a CDS encoding ABC transporter ATP-binding protein: MIRTENLTKQYNGIEVVKKLALQVEQGDIYGFLGPNGAGKTTTIMMLLGLLQPTSGTVLLMGEAMNFHRVDLKKRIGVVSENQYFYGEMTAQEYLEFFGELYGVPSYRKRIDHLTEAVGLAGDRNKKINAYSKGMQQKLAFSRALLHDPELLILDEPVANLDPSSIKQVRDLIEEENRNGRTIFVSSHLLSEVERLCKRVGIIHKGQLLAEDSMDTIKRRLSNSVTLHIELDREAPALVDILIKLDYVQGAEVSDARNRITVNLKTDRDNRSDLSRTIFEHGYSVLSMKTKEMSLEEAFMTITQHNISLLASQEETRP; encoded by the coding sequence ATGATACGCACAGAGAATCTCACGAAACAATATAACGGGATAGAGGTGGTCAAAAAACTCGCCCTCCAGGTTGAGCAGGGAGATATATACGGATTTCTTGGTCCGAACGGGGCGGGAAAAACGACAACCATCATGATGCTTTTGGGCTTACTCCAACCCACCTCGGGAACGGTTTTACTCATGGGTGAAGCAATGAATTTCCACCGGGTCGATTTGAAAAAAAGGATCGGCGTGGTATCCGAAAATCAGTATTTTTATGGGGAAATGACCGCCCAGGAATACCTCGAATTTTTTGGAGAGCTCTACGGGGTTCCCAGCTACCGGAAACGGATCGACCACCTGACCGAAGCTGTTGGGTTGGCTGGTGATCGGAACAAAAAGATCAACGCCTATTCAAAGGGAATGCAACAAAAGCTCGCCTTTTCCCGGGCTCTACTCCACGATCCGGAATTATTGATTCTCGACGAACCGGTCGCCAACCTGGATCCCTCAAGCATCAAACAGGTCCGGGACCTGATCGAAGAGGAGAACCGAAACGGAAGAACGATTTTCGTCTCCTCCCACCTGCTATCCGAAGTCGAACGCCTTTGTAAGCGGGTGGGCATTATCCACAAAGGGCAGCTCCTGGCCGAAGATAGTATGGACACCATCAAACGGCGACTCTCGAACAGTGTCACGCTGCACATCGAACTTGACCGGGAAGCCCCGGCGTTAGTGGACATACTGATTAAGCTTGACTATGTACAGGGCGCTGAGGTGTCTGATGCAAGAAACCGGATCACCGTGAACCTGAAGACAGATCGCGATAACCGAAGCGATCTTTCCCGAACCATCTTCGAACACGGCTACAGCGTCCTGTCCATGAAAACCAAGGAAATGAGCCTCGAAGAGGCGTTTATGACCATCACCCAGCACAACATCTCTCTCCTCGCCAGCCAGGAGGAAACTCGGCCATGA